One genomic window of Candidatus Pseudobacter hemicellulosilyticus includes the following:
- a CDS encoding GNAT family N-acetyltransferase, with product MASLDIHYYRRDQLDSQRWDQCIDNAGNGNVYAYSGYLDGMAQNWDALVLNDYEAVMPLTWNRKWGIPYLYQPAFTAAAGVFGNGITGTVLQAFLLAIPRKFRLIEISLNSGNMAPLQELLSRKRVGEKEQGAVDELLPQGQGIVDADLQKEHGSADKMQLPEQGITDAGLAKKQVPDGAALPTGFEKPGALIVRNNYLLDLRLPYEALWAGYRDNIRRNIKKAQQAGHQYGTGIPVQEVIRLAQWQEQQRSGVKTEDYNRFIALYNHLLHAGQAMTCGVRTAGGELVASCVYFFSHKRAYYILVGNHPNGRTGGASHFLIDRFIQAHAGQELLLDFEGSDLRNLAFFYSSFGASLETYPAVRVNRLPWYVNLLRRG from the coding sequence ATGGCCAGCCTGGACATACACTATTACCGGAGGGACCAACTGGACAGCCAGCGATGGGACCAGTGCATTGACAATGCTGGTAACGGTAATGTATATGCGTATTCTGGTTACCTGGATGGAATGGCTCAAAACTGGGACGCTCTGGTGCTGAATGATTATGAAGCCGTGATGCCGCTGACCTGGAACCGTAAATGGGGTATTCCTTATTTGTATCAGCCGGCCTTTACGGCTGCTGCCGGTGTTTTTGGGAATGGGATCACAGGCACGGTGTTGCAGGCTTTCCTGCTGGCCATCCCGCGTAAATTCAGGTTGATAGAGATCAGCCTGAACAGCGGTAATATGGCGCCGTTGCAGGAATTATTGTCCAGGAAAAGAGTGGGGGAGAAAGAGCAGGGGGCTGTGGATGAACTGCTGCCGCAAGGCCAGGGCATAGTGGATGCGGATTTACAAAAAGAGCATGGTTCGGCTGACAAAATGCAGCTGCCGGAACAAGGGATTACTGATGCTGGTTTGGCGAAAAAACAAGTGCCTGATGGGGCCGCTCTTCCGACAGGCTTCGAAAAGCCTGGGGCGCTGATTGTCCGGAATAACTACCTGCTGGACCTGCGACTTCCTTATGAAGCGCTCTGGGCCGGTTACCGGGATAATATCCGGCGCAATATCAAAAAGGCGCAGCAGGCAGGACATCAGTATGGAACGGGGATCCCGGTACAAGAAGTGATCCGCCTGGCGCAATGGCAGGAGCAGCAGCGCTCAGGTGTAAAGACAGAAGATTACAACAGGTTCATTGCATTATATAACCATTTGCTGCATGCAGGGCAGGCAATGACCTGCGGGGTCCGGACCGCCGGTGGAGAACTGGTAGCCTCCTGTGTGTATTTCTTTTCCCACAAGCGTGCCTACTATATATTGGTGGGAAACCATCCGAATGGCAGGACGGGAGGGGCCTCTCATTTTTTGATAGACAGGTTTATCCAGGCGCATGCGGGGCAGGAATTGCTGCTGGATTTTGAGGGGTCTGATCTGCGGAACCTGGCTTTTTTCTATAGCAGTTTCGGGGCTTCGCTGGAGACCTACCCGGCAGTCAGGGTGAACCGGCTGCCCTGGTATGTCAATCTCCTCCGGAGGGGTTAG
- a CDS encoding 2-C-methyl-D-erythritol 4-phosphate cytidylyltransferase — protein MKKYAVIVAGGSGLRMGTAVPKQFLPLRDKPVLWYTLTAFLNAFPDLTIILVLPQQHLQTGHEILRSTHDPDRIWMTEGGETRFHSVKKGLDHIHQHSIVFVHDGVRCLLTPQLIRRCYQKAMERGNAIPAVTAVDSIRIATIGGNEYIDRNKVRIIQTPQTFYSDIIKAAFEQEYEESFTDEASVVERLGVKINLVEGETTNIKITQPIDILIAEKILEEREMGI, from the coding sequence ATGAAAAAATATGCTGTAATAGTGGCCGGCGGGTCCGGCCTTAGAATGGGTACGGCCGTACCGAAGCAGTTCCTCCCCCTGCGGGATAAGCCGGTACTTTGGTATACCCTCACTGCTTTCCTGAACGCCTTCCCTGACCTGACCATTATCCTGGTCCTGCCCCAGCAGCACCTGCAAACAGGTCACGAGATCCTGCGCAGCACCCATGATCCCGACAGGATCTGGATGACCGAAGGCGGCGAAACCCGCTTCCATTCCGTCAAAAAGGGACTGGACCATATCCACCAGCATTCTATTGTCTTTGTGCACGACGGGGTCCGCTGCCTGCTCACCCCTCAGCTGATCCGCCGCTGCTACCAGAAGGCCATGGAGCGGGGTAATGCCATTCCCGCAGTAACAGCCGTCGATTCCATCCGCATCGCCACCATCGGGGGCAACGAATATATTGACCGCAACAAGGTCAGGATCATCCAGACCCCACAGACCTTTTACAGTGATATCATCAAGGCCGCTTTTGAACAGGAATATGAAGAAAGTTTTACAGATGAGGCCAGTGTGGTGGAAAGACTGGGCGTTAAGATCAACCTGGTAGAGGGAGAGACGACAAATATCAAGATCACCCAGCCGATAGATATCCTGATAGCCGAAAAGATCCTGGAAGAAAGAGAAATGGGCATCTAA
- a CDS encoding sugar transferase codes for MSHRPFVVSGKKISSSWYLFSDTIAAVLGWMVLYFSRRYFLDEELFNEDGLILNQRFWMGLALVPLAWILFYALTGAYHSLYRKSRLGELFSTIALAVMGCTALFFAFVINDPQTNYIYYYKALSTYILAQSLLTWTGRYFILAAVKKQLLRGEVYFNTLLIGGNGLATRIYQDTREGLQLAGYRYTGFLAAGHEPNGIRDLLPQFGQLQDISRIIDQEQIQLVVIAVEKKEKEQIGRIVDVLSEKDVDIKMAPDALDILSGSVRTSNVLGAILTDIRTDLMPDWQQNAKRVLDVTVAIVSMVLLSPLLGYAALRVKFSSPGPIIYSQERVGYRGRRFSIIKFRSMYHPAETNGPQLSSTQDPRVTSWGRTMRKWRLDELPQLWNILKGDMSLVGPRPERAWYIDQIQQRTPYYNYLLKVKPGLTSWGMVQFGYAENVEEMIQRMQYDLIYIENCSLALDLKIMLHTLRILFMGKGR; via the coding sequence TTGTCGCATAGGCCTTTTGTTGTTTCCGGGAAAAAGATCAGCAGCAGCTGGTACCTGTTCAGCGATACTATCGCGGCAGTGCTTGGCTGGATGGTGCTGTATTTCTCCCGCCGGTATTTCCTGGACGAAGAACTCTTCAACGAAGACGGCCTGATCCTCAACCAGCGCTTCTGGATGGGGCTGGCCCTGGTTCCCCTGGCCTGGATCCTGTTCTACGCCCTGACTGGCGCCTACCATTCGCTGTACCGTAAATCCCGGCTGGGCGAGCTGTTCAGCACCATCGCCCTGGCCGTCATGGGGTGTACCGCCCTCTTCTTCGCTTTCGTGATCAATGATCCCCAGACCAATTACATTTATTATTATAAAGCTTTAAGCACCTATATACTGGCGCAGTCCCTGCTGACCTGGACCGGCCGCTATTTTATCCTGGCCGCCGTTAAAAAACAGCTGCTGCGGGGCGAAGTATATTTCAACACCCTGCTCATCGGCGGTAATGGGCTGGCCACCCGCATTTACCAGGACACCCGGGAAGGACTGCAGCTGGCAGGTTACCGCTATACAGGCTTCCTGGCCGCCGGACATGAGCCCAACGGCATCCGGGACCTCTTACCTCAATTCGGTCAGTTGCAGGATATCAGCCGCATCATTGACCAGGAGCAGATCCAGCTGGTAGTGATTGCCGTGGAGAAAAAGGAAAAAGAACAGATCGGCCGCATTGTGGATGTACTCAGCGAAAAAGATGTGGACATCAAAATGGCGCCCGATGCCCTGGATATCCTCTCCGGTTCTGTTCGCACCAGCAATGTACTGGGCGCTATCCTGACGGATATCCGGACCGACCTGATGCCTGACTGGCAGCAGAATGCAAAACGGGTGCTGGATGTTACCGTGGCTATTGTCAGTATGGTCCTGCTATCCCCGCTATTGGGCTATGCCGCCCTCCGGGTTAAGTTCAGCTCGCCAGGCCCCATCATTTATTCCCAGGAAAGGGTAGGCTACAGGGGACGCAGGTTCTCTATCATTAAGTTCCGCTCCATGTACCACCCGGCAGAGACCAACGGTCCGCAGCTTTCCTCCACGCAGGACCCGCGGGTAACCAGTTGGGGACGAACCATGCGCAAATGGCGCCTGGACGAGCTGCCCCAGCTCTGGAATATCCTCAAGGGCGATATGAGCCTGGTAGGCCCCCGCCCGGAAAGAGCCTGGTATATTGACCAGATCCAGCAACGTACCCCGTATTACAATTACCTGCTCAAAGTGAAGCCTGGCCTCACTTCCTGGGGTATGGTCCAGTTCGGGTATGCCGAGAATGTGGAGGAGATGATCCAGCGCATGCAGTATGACCTGATCTATATCGAAAACTGCTCCCTCGCCCTCGATCTGAAGATCATGCTGCACACCCTCCGTATTTTATTTATGGGAAAAGGTCGGTAG
- the cmk gene encoding (d)CMP kinase, with the protein MSKRIIITIDGWSSCGKSTLAKQLARELGYVYIDSGAMYRAITLYFLRNHIDWTHEEAVAHALSLVHLEFQSNHKNGQSEMYLNGENVEYVIRDLVVAEKVSEVAAIRQVRSFAVAQQQQMGRKKGIVMDGRDIGTVVFPKAELKIFMTADNAIRVERRFRELYEKNPNVTIEEVRANLEMRDYIDSHREVSPLRQAEDALVLDNSHISMKEQLDIALGWVRERLVKA; encoded by the coding sequence ATGAGCAAAAGGATCATTATAACCATCGATGGCTGGTCGTCCTGCGGCAAGAGTACCCTCGCCAAGCAATTGGCCCGTGAACTGGGCTATGTCTATATTGACAGCGGCGCCATGTACCGCGCCATTACTTTGTACTTCCTGCGTAATCATATCGACTGGACCCATGAGGAGGCTGTTGCCCATGCGCTGAGCCTGGTCCACCTGGAGTTTCAGTCTAACCATAAGAATGGTCAGAGCGAGATGTACCTCAACGGGGAGAACGTGGAGTACGTGATCCGCGACCTGGTAGTCGCTGAGAAAGTGAGTGAAGTGGCTGCTATCCGCCAGGTCCGCTCTTTTGCAGTTGCCCAACAGCAACAAATGGGCAGGAAAAAAGGCATCGTTATGGATGGCCGGGATATTGGCACCGTGGTATTCCCAAAGGCAGAGTTAAAGATCTTTATGACGGCTGATAATGCTATCCGCGTGGAGCGTCGCTTCCGTGAGTTATATGAAAAGAATCCCAACGTAACTATCGAAGAGGTCAGGGCCAACCTCGAAATGCGCGATTATATCGATTCCCACCGTGAAGTGAGCCCCCTGCGCCAGGCGGAAGACGCCCTGGTGCTGGATAATTCCCATATCAGTATGAAAGAACAGCTGGACATCGCCCTTGGCTGGGTCCGTGAGCGGCTGGTAAAAGCATAA
- a CDS encoding M1 family metallopeptidase, whose translation MYRILLFLFCWLLAVHARAQQSYWQQEVHYTIDVSLNDTTHSLTGFLSLQYINHSPDTLHYIWFHCWPNAFKNDRTAFSEQYLQNGKTDFYFADRDKRGYMNRLDFRVDGTPLKAEDHEQYIDVIKVDLESPLPPGGRLVLTTPFYVQLPYTFARMGHREKSYQVAYWYPRPAVYDRNGWHAMPYLEQGEGFGEFGSFDVRITLPKEYIVAATGELAEHDWKQETRSAQEWQTIADRQKQLINSQSGNKLPPPKWGQKKTGFSRTRPTQIELPTQGLKTLRYRQDRVHDFAWFADKKYIVSQDTVQLASGRTVQAFTYYTPDHKEEWTNSISMLKDAIRFRSALIGEYPYNVVTAVEAPIGFEGGMEYPTITSIAPGFSGKSLDLLIGHEVGHNWFYGILGSNERDHPWMDEGINSYYDKRYEQWKYPEPEKDDWASKRLPADEDRLLLSIMTKPHKDQPISTASADFANLNYHLVAYGKTAFWLQQLESRMGAQRFDSAMRAYYREWQFKHPAPADFQQVMQAHAATDLGGQFELLHTKGDIAPFAGRKKVQPVFMFSLKDPEHVNYINWFPLVGYNMYDKWMAGLLVHNFSLPANKFQFAVAPLYAFSSSQLNGIGTLQYNWWSDNRISKIQLGLSGARFSSLDGIDSSGNKVFGGFYKLAPYLRLHFRNRSARSTVEKWLEWRTFFIGERGFNYVQKQEDQQYYPKEAGWQSRYLNQLSFQLTDYRKLYPYDVQLQVQQGEGFYRASATAHYFMNYASGGGLQVRLFAARFGYLGERTPLKEFTTAVYQPKLTAVRGNEDYTYSNYFLGRNEFEGFGAQQIMMRDGGLKLRTDLFQGLQGRSDNWVAALNLSTNLPETIFPKAFPVRLFLDLGTFAEAWNKDAATSKFLYVGGLQLTLFRELLHVYAPLVYSKEFRDNLKTVPEENKFGKKISFSFDIHRFNLKKLSPYHFPY comes from the coding sequence GTGTACAGAATCCTCTTGTTCCTTTTCTGCTGGCTGCTTGCTGTCCATGCCCGGGCCCAACAATCCTACTGGCAACAGGAAGTCCACTATACTATTGACGTAAGCCTCAACGATACCACCCATAGCCTTACCGGCTTTTTAAGCCTTCAGTATATCAATCATTCGCCCGATACCCTGCACTATATCTGGTTCCACTGCTGGCCCAATGCCTTTAAGAATGATCGGACCGCCTTCAGCGAGCAGTATCTGCAGAATGGCAAGACCGACTTCTATTTTGCCGACAGGGATAAACGTGGCTATATGAACCGCCTGGATTTCCGGGTGGATGGCACTCCCCTCAAAGCAGAAGACCATGAACAATATATTGATGTCATAAAAGTGGATCTGGAAAGCCCGCTGCCACCCGGCGGCCGGCTGGTCCTCACTACGCCTTTCTATGTCCAGCTGCCCTACACTTTTGCCCGCATGGGACACCGGGAGAAATCGTACCAGGTTGCTTACTGGTACCCCCGTCCCGCCGTGTACGACCGCAACGGCTGGCATGCCATGCCCTACCTGGAACAGGGCGAAGGCTTTGGCGAATTCGGCAGCTTTGACGTCCGCATCACCCTGCCCAAGGAATATATAGTGGCGGCTACCGGTGAGCTGGCGGAACACGACTGGAAGCAGGAAACCCGCTCCGCTCAGGAATGGCAAACCATAGCCGACCGGCAAAAACAGCTCATCAACAGCCAGAGCGGTAATAAGCTGCCTCCCCCCAAATGGGGCCAGAAAAAGACCGGCTTCAGCCGCACCAGGCCCACCCAGATAGAACTGCCCACACAAGGACTGAAAACCCTTCGCTACCGGCAGGACCGGGTGCATGACTTTGCCTGGTTTGCCGATAAAAAATATATCGTCAGTCAGGATACCGTGCAACTGGCCTCGGGCAGAACGGTGCAGGCCTTCACCTATTACACACCTGATCATAAAGAAGAGTGGACCAATAGCATCAGCATGCTCAAGGACGCCATCCGCTTCCGGTCTGCACTGATCGGCGAATACCCTTATAATGTGGTCACGGCAGTGGAAGCGCCTATTGGTTTTGAGGGTGGCATGGAATATCCCACCATCACCAGCATAGCGCCCGGTTTTTCCGGTAAAAGCCTGGACCTGCTCATTGGCCACGAGGTGGGCCATAACTGGTTTTATGGCATTCTCGGCTCCAATGAACGGGATCATCCCTGGATGGACGAAGGCATCAACAGTTACTACGATAAACGCTACGAACAATGGAAATACCCGGAGCCGGAAAAGGACGACTGGGCCAGCAAAAGGCTGCCGGCTGATGAAGACCGCCTGCTGCTTTCCATCATGACAAAGCCGCACAAGGACCAGCCCATCAGTACCGCCAGCGCTGATTTTGCCAATCTCAATTATCACCTGGTGGCCTATGGGAAAACTGCCTTCTGGCTGCAGCAGCTGGAATCCCGGATGGGCGCCCAGCGCTTTGACAGCGCCATGCGGGCTTATTACAGAGAATGGCAGTTCAAACATCCGGCGCCGGCCGATTTTCAGCAGGTCATGCAGGCCCATGCAGCTACTGATCTGGGCGGGCAGTTTGAACTGCTGCATACCAAAGGCGATATAGCGCCTTTTGCCGGTCGCAAAAAAGTACAGCCCGTTTTCATGTTCTCCCTGAAGGATCCGGAACATGTTAACTATATCAACTGGTTCCCGCTGGTGGGTTATAATATGTATGATAAATGGATGGCTGGGTTACTGGTGCATAATTTCTCCTTGCCGGCCAACAAATTCCAGTTTGCGGTGGCGCCGCTGTATGCCTTCAGCAGCAGCCAGCTGAATGGGATCGGCACCCTGCAATACAATTGGTGGTCCGATAACAGGATCTCCAAAATACAGCTGGGCCTGAGCGGCGCCCGCTTTTCTTCCCTGGATGGTATTGACAGCAGCGGCAATAAAGTGTTTGGCGGCTTTTACAAGCTGGCACCCTACCTGCGGTTGCATTTCAGGAACAGGAGCGCCAGGAGTACCGTTGAGAAATGGCTGGAATGGCGGACTTTCTTTATTGGGGAAAGAGGATTTAATTATGTGCAGAAACAGGAGGATCAGCAATACTATCCCAAAGAAGCAGGCTGGCAGTCGCGCTACCTGAACCAGCTCAGTTTCCAGCTCACGGATTACCGTAAGCTCTATCCCTACGATGTACAGTTGCAGGTACAGCAGGGCGAAGGATTTTACCGGGCATCGGCCACAGCGCATTATTTCATGAACTATGCCAGCGGCGGCGGCCTGCAGGTGCGGCTCTTTGCCGCCAGGTTCGGGTACCTGGGTGAGCGTACACCCCTGAAAGAATTTACTACGGCCGTATATCAGCCCAAGCTGACCGCAGTCCGGGGTAACGAAGATTATACCTATAGCAATTATTTCCTGGGCCGGAATGAATTTGAAGGCTTTGGGGCCCAGCAGATCATGATGCGGGATGGCGGGCTTAAACTGCGTACCGACTTGTTCCAGGGATTGCAGGGCCGGTCGGACAACTGGGTGGCAGCATTGAACCTGAGCACCAACCTGCCAGAAACCATCTTCCCCAAGGCCTTTCCTGTCCGCCTTTTCCTGGATCTGGGCACCTTTGCCGAAGCCTGGAATAAGGACGCTGCTACCAGCAAGTTCCTGTATGTAGGCGGCCTGCAGCTCACCCTGTTCAGGGAATTGCTGCATGTATATGCACCCCTGGTCTACAGTAAGGAGTTCAGGGATAACCTGAAGACAGTACCGGAAGAAAACAAGTTTGGGAAGAAAATATCTTTCAGCTTCGATATTCACCGTTTTAACCTGAAAAAGCTTTCTCCCTATCATTTTCCCTATTAA
- a CDS encoding Gfo/Idh/MocA family oxidoreductase, with protein MLKVGVFGVGHLGKFHLNNWKEIKDVELVGFYDPSDVAAQEVTEKYQLARFLDPERLLDAVDAIDIVAPTTYHFDLCKLAIRKGKHVFVEKPLANTMDEARELVKLVKESNIKFQVGHVERFNPAYLAVQNLDLQPMFIEVHRLAQFNPRGTEVSVILDLMIHDIDIILSLVKSEVKMISASGVAVMTDTPDIANVRIEFNNGCVANLTSSRISMKKMRKIRLFQKDAYIGIDFLNKKSEIIKLKTPQDVDAFSFDLDSPQGGKKTIAVINPQVPEINAIKKELEAFRDAITGNTPTKVSEVDGYRAMDVAHQILQKIKNNSIVA; from the coding sequence ATGCTAAAGGTTGGCGTATTTGGAGTCGGTCATCTCGGAAAATTTCACCTCAACAACTGGAAGGAGATCAAGGACGTAGAACTGGTTGGTTTTTACGATCCTTCCGATGTGGCCGCCCAGGAAGTCACGGAAAAATACCAGCTGGCGCGGTTCCTGGACCCTGAGCGGTTGCTGGATGCCGTTGATGCCATTGACATTGTTGCTCCCACAACTTATCATTTTGATCTCTGCAAGCTCGCTATCCGTAAGGGCAAACATGTATTTGTGGAAAAGCCCCTGGCCAATACCATGGATGAGGCCCGCGAACTGGTGAAACTGGTTAAAGAGTCCAACATCAAATTCCAGGTAGGGCATGTAGAGCGTTTTAACCCGGCTTACCTGGCCGTACAGAACCTGGACCTCCAGCCTATGTTCATTGAAGTCCATCGCCTGGCCCAGTTCAACCCCCGCGGTACTGAGGTGAGCGTGATCCTGGACCTCATGATCCACGACATTGATATCATTCTCAGCCTGGTGAAAAGCGAGGTGAAAATGATCTCTGCCAGTGGCGTCGCCGTTATGACGGATACCCCTGATATCGCCAACGTGCGCATTGAGTTCAACAACGGCTGTGTGGCCAACCTGACCTCCAGCCGCATCTCTATGAAAAAAATGCGCAAGATCCGCCTGTTCCAGAAAGATGCTTATATTGGCATCGATTTCCTGAACAAGAAATCGGAGATCATCAAGCTCAAAACACCACAGGACGTAGACGCATTTTCATTCGATCTTGATTCACCACAGGGCGGCAAAAAGACTATCGCCGTCATCAATCCGCAAGTGCCGGAGATCAATGCCATCAAAAAAGAACTGGAGGCATTCCGGGACGCTATCACGGGCAATACCCCGACCAAGGTCTCTGAAGTAGATGGTTACAGGGCTATGGATGTAGCACACCAGATACTACAGAAAATAAAAAACAATAGTATTGTCGCATAG
- a CDS encoding ATP-dependent Clp protease ATP-binding subunit codes for MDNNFSAQVKEIISFSREEALRLGNDFIGTEHLLLGLIREGENTAVRILKSFNVDLYELRKEVEMAVKDKTGKNIANINSLPLTKQAEKVIRVTVLEAKALKSPTVETEHLMLSILKNKENIATQILNQFDVDYDLFRNELGVVKSNDVRSEYADENEDDFDDEKKYSQQKSRAQGNAKSKTPVLDNFGRDITRLAENGSLDPIVGREAEIERVSQILSRRKKNNPILIGEPGVGKTAIVEGLALRIVQRKVSRVLFDKRVISLDLAALVAGTKYRGQFEERMKAIMNELEKNRDVILFIDEIHTIVGAGGASGSLDASNIFKPALARGELQCIGASTLDEYRMYIEKDGALDRRFQKVMVEPPSVDETVQILNNIKSKYEDYHNVTYSDDAIDACVKLSDRYITDRLLPDKAIDVMDEVGARVHLKNINVPKDILDLEKKIEDVKVEKNKVVKSQKFEEAASLRDTEKRLQEELEKAKASWEEESKHKRYPIDDEAIAEVVSMMTGIPVKRMVQAETEKLRRMSEDMRGMVVGQDEAISKVVKAIQRNRVGLKDPKKPIGTFIFLGPTGVGKTELARSLARYMFDSEDALIRIDMSEYMEKFTVSRLIGAPPGYVGYEEGGQLTERVRRKPYSVILLDEIEKAHPDIYNILLQVLDDGQLTDGLGRKVDFKNTTIIMTSNIGVRQLKDFGDGVGFATAARTQSSDENNKAVIEKALKRTFSPEFLNRIDDVIIFNSLNKDNIFNIIDILMKGVMKRLATLGFALELTEEAKNFIAEKGYDQQFGARPLHRAIQKYLEDPLAEEILNMQIKPGDVMVAGLDKEAGKLNFSMKEEISKSEA; via the coding sequence ATGGATAACAATTTTTCAGCCCAGGTGAAGGAGATTATTTCGTTTAGCAGGGAGGAGGCTCTCAGGCTGGGGAACGATTTTATCGGGACCGAACATTTGTTGCTGGGGTTGATCCGGGAAGGGGAAAATACTGCAGTTCGTATTTTAAAAAGTTTCAATGTAGACCTGTACGAATTACGGAAGGAAGTAGAAATGGCAGTGAAGGATAAGACCGGTAAAAACATCGCCAACATAAACAGCTTACCGCTCACGAAACAGGCAGAGAAAGTTATTCGGGTAACCGTGCTCGAGGCAAAAGCGCTGAAGAGCCCAACGGTGGAGACCGAACACCTGATGCTCTCGATCCTGAAGAACAAAGAAAACATCGCTACACAAATTCTAAATCAATTTGACGTGGATTATGATCTTTTCAGAAACGAATTAGGCGTGGTTAAAAGTAATGATGTGCGCAGCGAATATGCTGATGAGAATGAAGACGATTTTGATGATGAAAAGAAATACTCACAGCAGAAATCAAGGGCCCAGGGCAATGCTAAAAGCAAAACGCCTGTGCTCGATAATTTCGGTCGGGATATCACCCGCCTTGCAGAGAACGGCTCCCTGGATCCCATCGTAGGCCGTGAAGCGGAAATAGAAAGGGTATCACAGATCCTTTCCCGCCGTAAGAAAAACAACCCCATCCTCATCGGTGAGCCTGGTGTTGGTAAAACGGCTATCGTGGAAGGCCTGGCCCTCCGCATTGTACAGCGTAAAGTATCCCGTGTATTGTTTGATAAACGCGTGATCTCCCTCGACCTCGCCGCACTGGTGGCCGGTACCAAATACCGTGGCCAGTTTGAAGAGCGTATGAAGGCTATCATGAATGAACTGGAGAAGAACCGTGACGTGATCCTCTTCATCGATGAGATCCATACCATCGTAGGAGCAGGGGGCGCCAGCGGCTCACTGGATGCCAGCAATATCTTCAAGCCCGCCCTCGCCCGCGGAGAGCTCCAATGCATTGGCGCCTCTACGCTCGATGAATACAGGATGTATATCGAGAAGGACGGAGCCCTCGACCGCCGCTTCCAGAAAGTGATGGTGGAACCACCCAGCGTGGACGAGACCGTTCAGATCCTCAACAATATCAAATCCAAGTACGAGGACTACCACAACGTTACCTACAGTGATGATGCTATTGACGCCTGCGTAAAGCTGAGCGACCGGTACATCACCGATCGCCTGCTGCCGGACAAGGCCATCGATGTGATGGATGAAGTAGGCGCCCGCGTTCACCTTAAGAATATCAATGTTCCCAAGGATATCCTCGATCTCGAAAAGAAGATCGAAGACGTGAAAGTGGAAAAGAACAAAGTGGTAAAGAGCCAGAAGTTTGAAGAAGCTGCTTCTCTCCGCGATACCGAAAAAAGACTTCAGGAAGAACTGGAAAAAGCAAAGGCCAGCTGGGAAGAAGAAAGCAAACACAAACGTTATCCCATCGATGATGAGGCTATTGCCGAAGTGGTGAGCATGATGACCGGTATCCCCGTTAAACGGATGGTGCAGGCCGAGACTGAGAAACTTCGTCGCATGTCTGAGGATATGAGAGGCATGGTGGTTGGCCAGGATGAAGCCATCTCCAAAGTGGTAAAAGCCATCCAGCGGAACCGCGTGGGTCTTAAAGATCCCAAGAAGCCCATCGGTACCTTTATCTTCCTCGGCCCTACAGGGGTCGGTAAAACAGAGCTGGCCCGCTCACTGGCCCGCTATATGTTTGACTCCGAAGATGCCCTGATCCGCATCGACATGAGTGAATACATGGAGAAATTCACCGTGAGCCGCCTGATCGGCGCTCCTCCCGGTTATGTTGGATATGAAGAAGGTGGTCAGCTTACTGAAAGAGTTCGCCGTAAACCCTATTCGGTGATCCTGCTGGACGAGATCGAAAAGGCACACCCGGATATCTACAATATCCTGCTGCAGGTGCTGGACGATGGTCAGTTGACCGATGGTCTGGGCAGAAAAGTGGACTTTAAGAATACCACTATCATCATGACCTCCAATATCGGGGTTCGCCAGTTGAAGGATTTCGGTGACGGTGTAGGTTTTGCTACTGCTGCCCGCACGCAAAGCTCTGATGAGAACAACAAGGCGGTGATCGAGAAAGCACTGAAAAGGACCTTCTCTCCCGAGTTCCTTAACCGGATCGATGACGTGATCATCTTCAATTCGCTCAACAAGGACAATATCTTCAATATCATCGACATCCTGATGAAGGGTGTAATGAAGCGGCTGGCTACCCTGGGCTTTGCCCTGGAGCTGACCGAAGAAGCTAAGAACTTCATCGCTGAAAAAGGATACGATCAGCAGTTTGGCGCCCGTCCGCTGCACAGGGCCATCCAGAAATACCTGGAAGATCCCCTCGCGGAAGAGATCCTCAATATGCAGATCAAACCCGGTGATGTGATGGTAGCCGGCCTGGACAAAGAAGCCGGAAAGCTCAACTTCAGCATGAAGGAAGAGATCTCCAAATCCGAGGCCTAA
- a CDS encoding STAS domain-containing protein — protein sequence MKVKIDTKEKFHVISIKETDLSANMTAELDASLLPFLQNDVKNVVLILKDIETIDDAAGEYLLKIQQHFYDNHASFVICELQEGVENALDKAGYLELMNTTPTESEAWDIVQMEEVERDILGGE from the coding sequence ATGAAGGTCAAAATTGATACCAAGGAGAAATTCCATGTCATTAGCATCAAAGAGACGGATCTTTCTGCTAATATGACAGCAGAACTGGACGCAAGTTTGCTTCCGTTCCTCCAAAATGACGTTAAAAATGTAGTGCTTATCCTGAAAGACATCGAAACCATTGACGATGCTGCCGGGGAGTACCTGTTAAAGATCCAGCAGCATTTTTACGACAACCACGCATCTTTTGTCATTTGCGAGCTACAGGAAGGGGTGGAAAACGCCCTGGACAAAGCCGGCTACCTGGAGTTAATGAACACTACCCCCACGGAGAGCGAAGCCTGGGATATTGTTCAGATGGAAGAGGTTGAAAGAGATATTCTGGGTGGTGAATAG